Proteins encoded together in one Microbacterium sp. zg-Y625 window:
- a CDS encoding TM0106 family RecB-like putative nuclease — translation MRYIEDEARIVWSASDLKAAAECEFAWLRAIDAKLGRVPAVEDPDDPTLERAGRLGMAHEHRVLDEYRAAHPGRVVEIPEARSTDAAALAEAVAQTQAALRSDAAVIYQAAFATSDFVGFADFLVRDHATGSWVVQDTKLARHARVTALMQLAAYVVQLDALGVARADHVELLLGDGTTSTHAVRDLLPTFRLRRARLLALIADRDVASGAAGAPIGWGDPRGELGVIACGRCATCDLEVVAQRDLLLVAGMRPVQRDRLRTAGILTIDDLAAAHEAPPRMSWDTFAGLRTQARLQLDSPAGVPAPDAVVEAAESAAVAEGMRDEAADTADTAEVTVPVPTYEVVFPQALGALPLPDAGDLFFDFEGDPLYTEGPATTWGIDYLFGWVDVREQYSALWAHSFAEERVAFERFLDFIALRRRERPGMHIYHYAPYEPTHLLQMAARYGVREGDVDRLLRDGVFVDLYPIVRRALRVGSRSYSIKKLEPLYMGGEVRTSDVQRGDDSIVKYVQARAHAADGDGAASEVIFADLADYNRYDCVSTRRLRDWLVERAKDAGMRPSVDPDPVDGGYEPSPRAEALGRLAEGESEVDAQALRLAAAAIDYYPRERKTFWATHFLRLREPVSVWADSRDVVVFDAERSRVVQDWHRPEGGRVDRRLVELRGELAPGTRLKERGRPFVVYERPAPFPVDAGPRALHAARSAEIVEVLDDGVILSETPVDGFTWSELPVALTPEGPPAAGSQQGAIDEWADAVLAAAPALPPDAATDLLRRLPPRTRSGALARGTGDIVSDITATIADLDHSYLAVQGPPGTGKTYVGSHVIARLVAERGFRVGVVAQSHAVVENMLDRVVAAGVPRAQVAKALKDAPTGEESFTVIAKNGVAAFTGDQPAGYVIGGTAWDFCHPTRVPRHSLDLLVIDEAGQFSLASTIAVSVCATRMLLLGDPQQLPQVSQGTHPEPVDTSALGWVMDGAEVIDETHGYFLAQTWRMHPAVAEPVSQLAYAGELASHPSAAQRLVTGIAPGVHPVPIRHHGNATQSPEEAAEVVRIVRDVVGRAWTDGAGAPPRALTARDIIVVTPYNAQQVLVEEALAAAGFADVPVGTVDRFQGQEAAIAIVSLAASSGRDAPRGLEFLLLQNRLNVAISRAKYAAYVVYAPGVLDDLPRTPEGVARLSAFARLVGA, via the coding sequence ATGCGATACATCGAGGACGAAGCCCGAATCGTCTGGAGCGCGAGCGACCTGAAAGCGGCCGCGGAGTGTGAGTTCGCCTGGCTGCGCGCCATCGACGCCAAGCTGGGCCGCGTGCCGGCGGTGGAAGACCCCGACGACCCCACGCTCGAACGTGCGGGGCGCCTGGGCATGGCCCACGAGCATCGCGTCCTCGACGAGTACCGCGCGGCCCACCCCGGCCGTGTCGTGGAGATCCCCGAGGCGCGGTCGACGGATGCCGCAGCCCTCGCCGAAGCCGTCGCACAGACGCAGGCGGCGCTGCGCTCGGACGCCGCCGTCATCTACCAGGCCGCCTTCGCCACGTCCGACTTCGTCGGCTTCGCCGACTTCCTGGTGCGCGACCACGCCACCGGCAGCTGGGTCGTGCAGGACACCAAGCTCGCCCGGCACGCCAGGGTCACCGCGCTTATGCAGCTGGCCGCATACGTCGTGCAGCTCGACGCGCTCGGCGTCGCGCGCGCCGATCACGTCGAGCTGCTCCTCGGCGACGGGACCACTTCGACGCACGCGGTGCGGGACCTCCTGCCGACCTTCCGCCTGCGCCGAGCGCGGCTGCTGGCGCTGATCGCCGATCGTGACGTCGCATCCGGAGCAGCCGGCGCACCGATCGGGTGGGGAGACCCGCGGGGCGAGCTCGGCGTCATCGCCTGCGGCCGGTGCGCCACCTGCGACCTCGAGGTCGTCGCCCAGCGGGACCTGCTGCTCGTCGCGGGCATGCGCCCGGTGCAGCGGGACCGGCTGCGCACCGCCGGCATCCTGACGATCGACGACCTCGCGGCCGCCCACGAGGCTCCGCCGCGCATGTCGTGGGACACCTTCGCAGGGCTCCGCACGCAGGCGCGACTCCAGCTCGACAGCCCGGCCGGCGTTCCCGCGCCCGACGCCGTCGTCGAGGCGGCGGAATCCGCCGCCGTGGCGGAGGGGATGCGCGACGAAGCGGCCGACACGGCCGATACGGCCGAGGTGACCGTGCCGGTGCCCACATACGAGGTGGTGTTCCCGCAGGCTCTCGGCGCCCTGCCGCTGCCCGACGCCGGCGACCTGTTCTTCGATTTCGAAGGCGACCCGCTGTACACCGAGGGCCCGGCGACGACCTGGGGCATCGATTACCTGTTCGGCTGGGTCGACGTGCGCGAGCAGTACAGCGCGCTGTGGGCGCACAGCTTCGCCGAGGAACGCGTCGCGTTCGAGCGGTTCCTCGATTTCATCGCGCTCCGCCGGCGGGAGCGTCCCGGCATGCACATCTACCACTACGCCCCCTATGAGCCGACGCACCTGCTGCAGATGGCGGCGCGCTACGGCGTGCGGGAGGGTGATGTCGACCGGCTGCTGCGCGACGGCGTCTTCGTCGACCTCTACCCGATCGTTCGGCGCGCGCTGCGCGTGGGCTCGCGCTCCTACTCCATCAAGAAGCTGGAGCCGCTGTACATGGGCGGCGAGGTGCGCACCAGCGACGTGCAGCGCGGTGACGACTCCATCGTGAAGTACGTGCAGGCCCGTGCCCACGCCGCCGACGGCGACGGGGCGGCATCCGAGGTCATCTTCGCCGACCTCGCCGACTACAACCGCTACGACTGCGTCTCCACCCGGCGCCTGCGCGACTGGCTGGTCGAGCGGGCGAAGGATGCCGGCATGCGCCCGTCCGTCGACCCGGACCCGGTCGACGGCGGCTACGAGCCCTCCCCGCGCGCCGAAGCCCTCGGCCGGCTCGCCGAGGGGGAGTCCGAGGTCGACGCGCAGGCGCTGCGGCTGGCCGCCGCGGCCATCGACTACTACCCGCGCGAGCGCAAGACGTTCTGGGCCACGCACTTCCTGCGGCTGCGCGAGCCGGTTTCGGTGTGGGCCGACAGCCGCGACGTCGTGGTCTTCGACGCCGAGCGCTCCCGGGTCGTGCAGGACTGGCATCGGCCAGAGGGCGGCCGGGTCGACCGGCGTCTCGTCGAGCTGCGCGGAGAGCTCGCCCCCGGCACCCGCCTCAAGGAGCGTGGGCGGCCCTTCGTCGTGTACGAGCGGCCGGCCCCCTTCCCCGTCGATGCGGGCCCGCGCGCCCTGCACGCGGCGCGCTCGGCAGAAATCGTCGAGGTCCTCGACGACGGGGTCATCCTGAGCGAGACGCCGGTCGACGGCTTCACCTGGTCCGAACTGCCCGTCGCCCTCACCCCCGAGGGGCCGCCCGCTGCCGGCAGCCAGCAGGGCGCCATCGACGAGTGGGCGGATGCCGTCCTCGCCGCCGCCCCCGCACTGCCGCCGGACGCCGCCACGGATCTGCTTCGCCGGCTCCCGCCGCGCACCCGCTCGGGTGCTCTCGCGCGGGGGACGGGCGACATCGTCTCTGACATCACCGCGACGATCGCCGATCTCGACCACAGCTACCTCGCCGTGCAGGGCCCTCCCGGAACGGGGAAGACCTACGTCGGCTCCCACGTCATCGCCCGTCTGGTCGCCGAGCGCGGCTTCCGGGTCGGCGTCGTCGCCCAATCCCACGCGGTCGTCGAGAACATGCTCGACAGGGTGGTGGCGGCAGGCGTGCCGCGGGCGCAGGTCGCGAAGGCGCTGAAGGACGCGCCCACCGGTGAGGAATCCTTCACGGTCATCGCGAAGAACGGCGTCGCCGCTTTCACCGGCGACCAGCCGGCGGGCTATGTCATCGGCGGGACGGCATGGGACTTCTGCCACCCGACCCGCGTCCCGCGGCACAGCCTCGACCTGCTGGTCATCGACGAGGCGGGGCAGTTCTCGCTGGCATCCACGATCGCCGTCTCCGTCTGCGCCACACGCATGCTGCTGCTGGGTGACCCGCAGCAGCTGCCCCAGGTGAGCCAGGGGACCCATCCGGAGCCGGTGGACACCTCCGCGCTCGGCTGGGTGATGGACGGCGCCGAGGTGATCGACGAGACGCACGGGTACTTCCTCGCGCAGACGTGGCGCATGCACCCCGCAGTGGCGGAGCCGGTGTCGCAGCTGGCGTATGCCGGCGAGCTCGCGTCGCATCCGTCCGCGGCGCAGCGTCTGGTCACGGGGATCGCTCCCGGGGTGCATCCCGTGCCGATACGCCACCACGGCAACGCCACGCAGTCACCCGAGGAGGCGGCCGAGGTCGTGAGGATCGTCCGCGACGTGGTCGGGCGGGCGTGGACCGACGGCGCCGGCGCGCCGCCGCGCGCGCTCACCGCCCGCGACATCATCGTGGTGACGCCGTACAACGCCCAGCAGGTGCTGGTGGAGGAGGCGCTCGCCGCGGCCGGCTTCGCCGACGTGCCCGTGGGCACCGTGGACCGGTTCCAGGGACAGGAGGCGGCGATCGCGATCGTCTCGCTTGCGGCATCCAGTGGGCGGGACGCGCCCCGCGGGCTCGAGTTCCTGCTGTTGCAGAACCGGCTGAACGTCGCGATCTCGCGCGCGAAGTACGCAGCCTACGTCGTCTATGCGCCGGGTGTGCTCGATGACCTGCCCCGCACCCCCGAGGGCGTGGCGCGGTTGAGCGCGTTCGCTCGGCTCGTCGGCGCCTGA
- a CDS encoding AAA family ATPase — MKLHRLDLTGFGPFLTTQTVDFDAFERDGIFLISGRTGAGKSSILDGVSFALYGSVPRYESGDKRLRSDHCAPEDPTRVRLEFTVGDRRWRVTRAPEYQRPARRGGGLTTEPTSAELEEQVDGVWIGRAAKPRDVGLALDEILGLNAQQFQQVILLAQNKFSRFLLASGSERQPLLRTLFGTRRYEDYVRALGERSKTAQAALDTLGEHARTLLDLAERLIDEQGLGGEGDTPADLAGRRDAAVLAVQRAEYRLDTLTRARADADRAFADATTAHAAAVALARAHADLAQARQRLTALEAETADVAADRATLDRARAAEAVRSTLEAADRAEKAATDAAAAVAVAESAWRDAAPDAEADTDLAALDERLTGDLAVWAVAAQQEAQLPLREAELAAAGERVTELVQELATLDAQRAQIPEERTRLEGLLADARAAAAVADGARRQRHDLAARAAAAGEAETLADALRERETAHAEAAKASAQAGATVAELLQRRLDGYAGELAAALVDGEACAVCGSTSHPHRAERGAQPVTDELVAAAESDRDAALAAERAAAEAAATARAAHADAAARAGGERREELQARLSAAEEALHAATAAEQRAQQLEAQRRELVELEVASQAARDLLAADLNAARETVAALESSLADLRAAVADARGTSATVAERAAAARLQRDAARACHSARAASERAEQDRVAAVRERDARLAASAFADAAEAAAALRDQRTVSALADRVAAHDADLAATRQRTLELELELAGTSDDAVDLDASASAVAAADTARAAAIAAERDAQNVADRLRELVVQTDEAYAAVAAHAQEAEAVRRLADTVAGRAPNTMKMDLETFVLAAELEEIVAAANVRLAEMSAGRYTLHHSDARAARGAASGLGIDVLDAHTGQSRPPQSLSGGETFLASLALALGLAEVVTSRAGGMRLDTLFIDEGFGSLDADTLDLAMRTLDELRAGGRTVGVISHVEAMKEQLPAQLLVEATPRGPSIIRQEMVPQAS, encoded by the coding sequence GTGAAGCTGCACCGCCTCGACCTCACCGGGTTCGGCCCTTTCCTCACGACGCAGACGGTGGATTTCGATGCCTTCGAGCGCGACGGGATCTTCCTGATCTCGGGCCGCACCGGGGCGGGCAAGTCGAGCATCCTCGACGGGGTCAGCTTCGCGCTGTACGGCAGCGTGCCGCGTTACGAATCCGGCGACAAGCGGCTGCGCAGCGACCACTGCGCACCAGAGGACCCCACCCGGGTTCGCCTGGAGTTCACCGTCGGCGACCGCCGGTGGCGGGTGACGCGCGCGCCGGAGTACCAGCGGCCGGCACGACGCGGCGGGGGCCTGACGACTGAGCCCACCAGCGCCGAGCTCGAAGAGCAGGTCGATGGGGTCTGGATCGGCCGGGCTGCCAAGCCGCGAGATGTGGGGCTGGCCCTCGACGAGATCCTCGGTCTCAACGCCCAGCAGTTCCAGCAGGTCATCCTGCTGGCGCAGAACAAGTTCTCCCGCTTCCTCCTCGCTTCCGGCAGCGAGCGCCAGCCGCTGCTGCGCACCCTGTTCGGTACGCGCCGCTACGAGGACTACGTCCGCGCGCTCGGTGAGCGCAGCAAGACGGCACAGGCCGCGCTCGATACCCTCGGCGAGCACGCCCGCACCTTGCTCGATCTGGCCGAACGCCTCATCGACGAGCAGGGGCTGGGGGGAGAGGGCGACACCCCGGCCGACCTGGCGGGGCGTCGCGATGCGGCGGTGCTCGCCGTGCAGCGCGCCGAGTACCGACTCGACACCCTCACCCGCGCGCGCGCCGATGCCGACCGGGCATTCGCCGATGCCACGACCGCCCACGCCGCCGCCGTCGCGCTCGCGCGCGCCCACGCCGACCTCGCCCAGGCGAGGCAGCGGCTGACGGCTCTCGAGGCCGAGACGGCCGACGTCGCGGCCGACCGGGCCACGCTCGACCGCGCGCGTGCCGCAGAGGCGGTGCGCTCGACGCTCGAGGCCGCCGATCGGGCGGAGAAGGCCGCGACCGATGCTGCCGCTGCCGTGGCTGTGGCGGAGAGCGCCTGGCGGGACGCGGCGCCCGACGCCGAGGCCGACACCGACCTCGCGGCGCTCGACGAGCGACTCACCGGCGACCTCGCCGTGTGGGCCGTCGCCGCCCAGCAGGAAGCGCAGCTGCCGCTGCGCGAGGCCGAACTCGCCGCTGCAGGGGAGCGGGTGACGGAGCTGGTTCAGGAGCTCGCCACGCTCGACGCGCAGCGGGCACAGATCCCCGAGGAGCGCACGAGGCTCGAGGGACTCCTCGCCGACGCCCGCGCCGCTGCGGCCGTCGCCGACGGGGCACGCCGCCAGCGCCACGACCTCGCCGCCCGCGCCGCCGCCGCCGGCGAGGCTGAGACGCTCGCCGACGCTCTGCGCGAGCGGGAGACCGCTCATGCCGAGGCCGCCAAAGCGTCCGCACAGGCCGGCGCGACGGTGGCAGAGCTGCTGCAGCGCCGGCTCGACGGATACGCCGGCGAGCTGGCGGCTGCCCTGGTCGATGGGGAGGCCTGCGCGGTCTGCGGCTCGACGTCGCATCCCCACCGCGCCGAGCGCGGCGCGCAGCCGGTCACCGACGAGCTGGTCGCGGCTGCCGAGAGCGATCGCGACGCCGCCCTCGCCGCCGAGCGCGCGGCCGCAGAAGCCGCCGCCACCGCACGTGCCGCCCACGCCGATGCCGCTGCCCGCGCCGGGGGCGAACGGAGAGAAGAGCTGCAGGCCCGGCTGAGTGCCGCAGAAGAAGCGCTCCACGCAGCGACCGCCGCAGAGCAGCGCGCGCAGCAGCTCGAGGCCCAGCGTCGGGAGCTCGTGGAACTCGAGGTCGCGTCGCAGGCGGCACGCGACCTGCTCGCCGCCGACCTGAACGCCGCGCGCGAGACGGTCGCCGCCCTCGAATCGAGCCTGGCCGACCTCCGCGCGGCGGTGGCCGATGCGCGCGGCACCTCTGCCACCGTGGCCGAGCGGGCGGCCGCCGCCCGGCTGCAGCGCGACGCCGCGCGCGCCTGTCACTCCGCGCGAGCCGCGTCGGAGCGCGCCGAGCAGGACCGCGTCGCGGCAGTCCGGGAGCGAGACGCGCGGCTTGCGGCATCCGCCTTCGCCGACGCGGCCGAGGCCGCGGCAGCCCTCCGCGACCAGCGCACGGTCAGCGCCCTCGCCGACCGGGTGGCCGCTCACGACGCCGACCTCGCCGCCACGCGCCAGCGCACCCTCGAGCTCGAGCTCGAACTCGCCGGAACGTCCGACGACGCCGTCGACCTCGATGCGTCGGCGTCCGCCGTCGCCGCAGCAGACACCGCCCGCGCGGCGGCGATCGCCGCGGAACGCGACGCGCAGAACGTCGCCGATCGCCTGCGCGAGCTGGTCGTGCAGACGGACGAGGCCTACGCGGCGGTCGCGGCCCACGCTCAGGAGGCCGAAGCCGTGCGCAGACTCGCGGACACCGTCGCGGGCCGGGCGCCGAACACGATGAAGATGGACCTCGAGACGTTCGTCCTCGCGGCGGAGCTCGAAGAGATCGTCGCGGCGGCGAACGTGCGCCTGGCCGAGATGTCGGCCGGCCGGTACACGTTGCACCACTCCGACGCGCGCGCGGCCCGCGGTGCCGCCTCGGGCCTGGGCATCGACGTGCTCGACGCCCACACCGGGCAGTCGCGGCCGCCGCAGTCCCTGTCGGGGGGCGAGACCTTCCTCGCCTCCCTCGCGCTCGCGCTGGGCCTGGCCGAGGTCGTCACCTCGCGCGCGGGCGGCATGCGCCTGGACACCCTGTTCATCGACGAGGGGTTCGGTTCCCTCGACGCAGACACACTCGACCTGGCGATGCGCACCCTCGACGAACTGCGCGCCGGCGGCCGCACCGTGGGCGTCATCAGCCACGTCGAGGCGATGAAGGAGCAGCTGCCTGCGCAGCTGCTCGTCGAGGCGACGCCCCGGGGGCCCAGCATCATCCGGCAGGAAATGGTCCCCCAGGCCTCGTAA
- a CDS encoding exonuclease SbcCD subunit D — protein sequence MRILHTSDWHIGRTFHGHSTLDALRGVLDALVSQVRENDVDVVIVAGDVFDSATPAAGCYALLSDTLAALADTGAQVVVTSGNHDSAARLGFQSALLRPGVHVVTDPQTVGTPITATDEDGPVHIYGIPFLEPALLRHTWPGVRCQADVVAHAMDLVRADLAHREGERSVAVAHCFAAGVEPTPHLERDIQQGGLDVVPLSTFDGVDYMALGHIHGRQRLSERVRYAGAPLHYSFGEGNKPRGSWLVDLDAGGLAAVTWLELPVPRRLTTLVGPLDELLSDERFAEYEGDWVSVEYTDTLPQRDPMRRLQERFSHCACVAHRPANAAADDGRSYAQRVRSARSDRELLDAFLRHVREGDGASDRETALIDEMLDDRTLAEAAT from the coding sequence ATGCGAATCCTGCACACCTCCGACTGGCACATCGGGCGGACCTTCCACGGTCACTCCACGCTCGATGCGCTCCGTGGCGTGCTCGACGCGCTGGTGTCGCAGGTGCGCGAGAACGACGTCGACGTCGTGATCGTGGCGGGCGACGTGTTCGACTCGGCAACGCCCGCGGCCGGCTGCTATGCCCTGCTCAGCGACACCCTCGCCGCGCTCGCCGACACCGGAGCGCAGGTGGTCGTCACGAGCGGCAACCACGATTCCGCCGCCCGCCTCGGCTTCCAGTCCGCCCTGCTGCGGCCCGGCGTGCACGTCGTCACCGACCCGCAGACGGTGGGAACGCCGATCACGGCGACCGACGAGGACGGGCCGGTGCACATCTACGGCATCCCGTTCCTCGAGCCCGCGCTGCTGCGTCACACCTGGCCGGGCGTGCGGTGCCAGGCCGACGTGGTCGCCCACGCGATGGACCTCGTCCGCGCCGACCTGGCCCACCGTGAAGGCGAGCGGTCGGTCGCCGTGGCCCACTGCTTCGCCGCGGGCGTGGAGCCGACGCCGCACCTCGAGCGGGACATCCAGCAGGGCGGACTCGACGTCGTGCCGCTGTCGACCTTCGACGGCGTCGACTACATGGCGCTGGGGCACATCCACGGCCGGCAGCGGCTCTCCGAGCGCGTGCGGTACGCGGGCGCCCCGCTGCACTACAGCTTCGGCGAGGGCAACAAGCCACGCGGGTCGTGGCTGGTCGACCTGGATGCCGGCGGCCTCGCCGCCGTGACATGGCTCGAGCTTCCCGTGCCCCGACGCCTGACCACGCTGGTAGGGCCGCTCGACGAGCTGCTGAGCGACGAGCGCTTCGCCGAGTACGAGGGCGACTGGGTGTCCGTGGAGTACACCGACACCTTGCCGCAGCGCGATCCGATGCGCCGGCTGCAGGAGCGGTTCTCGCACTGCGCCTGCGTCGCGCACCGGCCCGCGAACGCTGCGGCTGACGATGGCCGCAGCTACGCCCAGCGGGTGCGGTCGGCCCGCAGCGACCGTGAGCTGCTCGACGCCTTCCTCCGCCACGTGCGCGAGGGCGACGGTGCCAGCGACCGCGAGACGGCGCTCATCGACGAGATGCTCGACGACCGCACGCTCGCCGAGGCCGCGACGTGA
- a CDS encoding transcriptional regulator, whose amino-acid sequence MPHPRHGLDAAFQTPLRLSLMAALGREELDFGALRDALETSDSQLSKAIGALEHSGYVTVRKGHLGSRPRTWITATLRGRKALERHLAALAEIGRGYSGS is encoded by the coding sequence ATGCCGCACCCCCGTCACGGACTGGATGCCGCCTTCCAGACACCGCTCCGACTGTCGCTCATGGCGGCCCTCGGTCGCGAGGAGCTCGACTTCGGTGCGCTGCGGGACGCGCTGGAGACCTCGGACTCGCAGCTGAGCAAGGCGATCGGCGCGCTGGAGCATTCCGGGTACGTCACGGTGCGCAAGGGACACCTCGGCAGCCGTCCTCGCACCTGGATCACCGCGACGCTGCGCGGGCGGAAGGCGCTGGAGCGGCACCTGGCGGCGCTGGCGGAGATCGGGCGGGGCTACTCCGGTTCCTGA
- a CDS encoding NAD(+) synthase: MSLPFESIYRHGFARIAACTVPLAVADPATNAEAVLQSWRECHDEAVAVAIFPELCLTGYSIEDLVMQDAVLDAVEQAIERLVVASVDLFPVLVVGAPLRHRNRLYNCAVVIHRGELVGVAPKSYLPTYREFYERRWYAPGEPWAGDSIRVGGLETVFGNNLLFDVRDVPGLVLHAEVCEDVWVPIPPSSRAALAGATVLANLSGSPITIGRADDRKILCQSQSLRCLAAYAYAAAGMGESTNDVSWDGQTMIYEAGALLDETERFPEGPRRTVVDVDLDRLRQERLRQGTFDDNRVADGGEFLTVELFLDPPATDVGLRRALDRFPFVPDDPARLDQDCYEAFNIQVSGLEQRMRAIGGPRPVIGVSGGLDSTHALLVVARAMDRMGRPRSDILAYTMPGFATSEHTKSNAIALAEAIGASIQTIDIRPAANELLKGIGHPYASGEPVYDVTFENVQAGVRTDFLFRIANRENGIVIGTSDLSELALGWATYGVGDHMSHYAVNVGVPKTLIQHIIRWVIAHRPGSGGAADDAATRLSDEAVSVLRSVLDTEISPELVPADEDGKVQSTQDTIGPYALHDFTLAYVLRYGFRPSKIAFLAEHAWADPDAGTWPAGFPDAERYGYDRETIVRWLRVFLQRYFGFAQFKRSAIPNGPKVAAAGSLSPRGDWRAPSDGNARAWLAELDAALSDA; this comes from the coding sequence ATGAGCCTCCCCTTCGAGAGCATCTACCGCCACGGCTTCGCGCGCATCGCCGCGTGCACGGTCCCGCTGGCGGTCGCAGACCCGGCCACCAACGCCGAGGCGGTGCTCCAGTCATGGCGCGAGTGTCACGACGAGGCGGTGGCCGTCGCGATCTTCCCCGAGCTGTGCCTCACCGGGTACTCGATCGAGGACCTGGTGATGCAGGACGCCGTGCTGGATGCCGTCGAGCAGGCGATCGAGCGCCTGGTCGTGGCATCCGTCGACCTCTTCCCCGTGCTCGTCGTGGGGGCGCCGCTGCGCCACCGCAACCGCCTCTACAACTGCGCGGTCGTGATTCACCGCGGCGAACTGGTGGGCGTCGCGCCCAAGTCCTACCTGCCGACCTATCGGGAGTTCTACGAGCGGCGTTGGTACGCGCCGGGTGAGCCGTGGGCGGGAGATTCCATCCGGGTCGGCGGGCTCGAGACCGTGTTCGGCAACAACCTGCTGTTCGACGTGCGCGACGTGCCGGGCCTCGTGCTGCACGCCGAGGTCTGCGAGGACGTCTGGGTCCCCATCCCGCCGTCGTCGCGGGCGGCCCTGGCCGGCGCCACGGTGCTGGCGAACCTCTCGGGAAGCCCGATCACGATCGGGCGTGCGGATGACCGCAAGATCCTCTGCCAGTCGCAGTCGCTGCGCTGCCTGGCGGCCTACGCCTATGCCGCCGCGGGCATGGGCGAGTCCACCAACGACGTCTCGTGGGATGGGCAGACCATGATCTACGAGGCCGGCGCCCTGCTGGACGAGACCGAGCGCTTCCCCGAGGGGCCGCGCCGCACCGTCGTCGACGTCGACCTCGACCGTCTGCGGCAGGAGCGTCTGCGGCAGGGCACCTTCGATGACAATCGCGTCGCCGATGGTGGCGAGTTCCTCACCGTCGAGCTCTTCCTCGACCCGCCGGCGACCGACGTCGGGCTGCGCAGGGCGCTCGACCGCTTCCCCTTCGTGCCGGATGACCCGGCCCGCCTCGACCAGGACTGCTACGAGGCCTTCAACATCCAGGTCTCCGGCCTTGAGCAGCGTATGCGCGCGATCGGGGGCCCGCGGCCGGTGATCGGCGTGAGCGGCGGTCTCGACTCGACCCACGCGCTGCTCGTCGTCGCGCGGGCCATGGACCGCATGGGTCGCCCGCGCAGCGACATCCTCGCGTACACGATGCCCGGCTTCGCCACGAGCGAGCACACGAAGTCCAACGCGATCGCGCTGGCCGAGGCGATCGGCGCCAGCATCCAGACGATCGACATCCGCCCGGCGGCCAACGAGCTGCTGAAGGGCATCGGGCACCCCTACGCCTCGGGCGAGCCGGTCTACGACGTGACCTTCGAGAACGTGCAGGCAGGAGTGCGCACCGACTTCCTCTTCCGTATCGCGAACCGCGAGAACGGCATCGTGATCGGGACGTCCGACCTGTCGGAGCTGGCCTTGGGCTGGGCGACCTACGGAGTCGGCGACCACATGAGCCACTACGCGGTGAACGTCGGAGTGCCGAAGACCCTGATCCAGCACATCATCCGCTGGGTGATCGCCCACCGGCCCGGCAGTGGCGGGGCCGCCGACGATGCCGCGACCCGCCTGTCCGACGAAGCGGTGTCGGTGCTGCGCTCGGTGCTCGACACCGAGATCAGCCCGGAGCTCGTGCCCGCGGACGAAGACGGCAAGGTGCAGTCCACGCAGGACACCATCGGGCCCTACGCCCTGCACGACTTCACGCTGGCGTACGTGCTGCGCTACGGGTTCCGGCCGTCGAAGATCGCGTTCCTCGCCGAACACGCGTGGGCGGATCCGGATGCCGGCACATGGCCGGCCGGGTTCCCCGACGCCGAACGGTACGGCTACGACCGGGAGACGATCGTCCGGTGGCTGCGGGTGTTCCTGCAGCGGTACTTCGGGTTCGCGCAGTTCAAGCGATCGGCGATCCCGAACGGCCCCAAGGTCGCCGCGGCCGGGTCGCTGTCACCGCGCGGCGACTGGCGAGCACCCAGCGACGGCAACGCGCGCGCGTGGCTCGCCGAGCTGGACGCGGCGCTCTCGGACGCATAG